The following are from one region of the Halomonas qaidamensis genome:
- the glmM gene encoding phosphoglucosamine mutase, producing MTRRYFGTDGIRGTVGQAPITADFMLKLGWAAGQVLRREKGRTRVLIGKDTRISGYMFESALEAGLSAAGVDVSLLGPMPTPGIAYLTRTFRADAGIVISASHNAFDDNGIKFFSAEGKKLPDAIEDRIEEMLEAPLTTAGAAQLGKATRIDDAAGRYIEFCKSTLPDRLSLHGLKVVLDCAHGATYHIAPNVFRELGADVSVIGAAPDGLNINHQVGSTHPAALRAAVIQQGADLGVAFDGDGDRVLLVDADGREVDGDDILYLIARDRHERGLLEGGVVGTLMSNFGLAMALERLGIPFQRAKVGDRFVMEMMAANGWELGGESSGHIVCGHVQTTGDGVVSALQVLALMVREQKPLLSLLKGLEKVPQSLVNVRLPAGTNAKDVMTAQPLLEAVTALESELGDQGRVLLRPSGTEPLIRVMVEGRAHLDVDRLAHKLADQVQALLS from the coding sequence ATGACGCGACGTTATTTTGGTACCGATGGTATTCGCGGTACGGTGGGGCAAGCGCCCATTACTGCCGATTTTATGCTAAAGCTAGGCTGGGCAGCGGGTCAGGTGCTGCGTCGTGAAAAAGGCCGTACCCGCGTATTGATTGGTAAAGATACACGCATTTCCGGCTATATGTTTGAGTCGGCGCTCGAAGCTGGGCTATCCGCTGCGGGTGTAGATGTTTCACTGTTAGGGCCAATGCCTACGCCAGGTATCGCTTATTTAACACGCACCTTTCGTGCCGATGCTGGAATTGTGATTTCCGCTTCCCATAATGCGTTTGACGATAACGGCATTAAGTTCTTCTCAGCGGAAGGTAAAAAGCTACCCGATGCAATCGAGGATCGCATCGAGGAAATGCTTGAAGCGCCACTAACAACCGCTGGGGCAGCTCAACTGGGTAAAGCAACGCGTATTGATGATGCTGCTGGGCGCTATATCGAGTTCTGCAAATCGACGTTACCTGATCGCCTTAGCCTGCATGGTCTAAAAGTTGTATTGGATTGTGCGCATGGTGCTACCTATCACATTGCGCCAAACGTATTTCGTGAGCTAGGTGCCGATGTTAGCGTGATTGGCGCTGCCCCTGATGGGTTGAATATTAACCATCAGGTGGGCTCTACCCATCCTGCTGCACTGCGAGCAGCAGTCATACAGCAAGGTGCTGATTTAGGCGTTGCCTTTGATGGGGATGGTGATCGGGTGCTACTGGTAGATGCTGATGGCCGTGAGGTAGACGGTGACGATATTCTTTACCTGATTGCCCGAGACCGTCACGAGCGGGGGCTGCTTGAAGGTGGCGTAGTGGGTACCCTGATGAGTAATTTCGGGCTTGCTATGGCGCTGGAGCGGCTGGGAATTCCTTTTCAACGCGCGAAAGTAGGCGATCGTTTTGTCATGGAAATGATGGCGGCTAATGGCTGGGAGCTAGGCGGCGAATCATCGGGCCATATTGTATGTGGACATGTTCAAACGACCGGTGATGGGGTTGTGTCGGCGTTGCAGGTGTTGGCGTTGATGGTGCGAGAGCAAAAGCCACTGCTATCACTGCTTAAGGGGTTAGAAAAGGTTCCGCAGTCCTTGGTCAACGTTAGGCTGCCTGCGGGCACCAATGCAAAAGATGTCATGACAGCACAGCCGTTACTGGAAGCAGTTACTGCGCTTGAAAGTGAACTAGGCGACCAGGGCCGTGTTTTACTTCGGCCATCGGGCACTGAACCGCTTATTCGTGTCATGGTAGAAGGCCGGGCTCACCTAGATGTTGACCGTTTGGCACATAAACTTGCTGATCAGGTTCAGGCGTTGCTCAGTTAG
- the tpiA gene encoding triose-phosphate isomerase, producing the protein MRTPLIAGNWKMNGSTALIQAFGDAFTAAKLPNSIDVVVIPPFPYLEAARIAFQNTPLQLGAQTLNPQHSGAHTGEISGRMLKEFDVAYVLVGHSERRQLYKEGDEQVFDRLVAALDVGLTPILCVGETLEERDAGSTMDVVLRQVGYAMARLEPAQRLKIVIAYEPVWAIGTGRTATPEQAQEVMAGIRAYQAGFDKTLAEQLKLLYGGSMNASNAAELLAQPDIDGGLVGGASLKTDDFYAICQSAG; encoded by the coding sequence ATGCGTACGCCATTAATTGCCGGTAACTGGAAAATGAACGGTTCTACGGCGTTGATTCAAGCGTTTGGAGACGCTTTCACCGCGGCTAAGCTGCCTAATAGCATTGATGTTGTGGTTATTCCGCCGTTTCCCTATTTGGAAGCAGCCCGCATTGCGTTCCAAAATACGCCGCTGCAGTTAGGGGCCCAAACGCTTAATCCTCAGCACTCAGGCGCGCATACGGGTGAAATCAGTGGGCGTATGCTTAAAGAGTTTGACGTAGCTTATGTGCTGGTCGGCCACTCTGAACGTCGGCAGCTTTATAAAGAAGGCGACGAGCAAGTGTTTGACCGCTTAGTAGCCGCACTCGATGTTGGCCTAACGCCAATTCTTTGTGTTGGTGAAACCCTGGAAGAGCGCGATGCAGGAAGCACAATGGATGTTGTGTTGCGGCAAGTTGGCTATGCAATGGCGCGTTTAGAGCCAGCACAGCGGCTTAAGATTGTCATTGCCTATGAACCGGTATGGGCAATTGGCACAGGGCGTACAGCAACGCCTGAACAGGCCCAAGAAGTAATGGCGGGTATTCGTGCCTACCAAGCAGGGTTTGATAAAACGCTCGCCGAGCAGCTTAAGTTGCTTTACGGCGGCAGTATGAATGCAAGTAATGCGGCTGAGTTACTTGCTCAGCCGGATATCGACGGCGGTTTAGTGGGCGGCGCTTCGCTCAAAACCGATGATTTCTACGCTATTTGTCAGTCAGCAGGATAA
- the folP gene encoding dihydropteroate synthase, which produces MKPIVDSSSPLQAADSAYHLRCGRHLLDLSFPRVMGILNVTPDSFSDGGQHVGLDSALRHAEQMLAEGAAIIDVGGESTRPGASFVSEQEELDRVLPVVEALVRELDALVSVDTSSPAVMREVSALGAGMINDVRALEREGALSAAASSSLPICVMHRQGEPQDMQQSPHYDQPIERVVVDYLAERIALCEQAGIRRSRLLVDPGFGFGKTIEHNLRLLKYMNELQALGLPMLVGMSRKSMIGKVLGRPVEERLAGGLALAAMAVERGANILRVHDVGPTVDAVNMAWAVLQEGCEPLLNREVTS; this is translated from the coding sequence ATGAAACCGATAGTTGACTCTTCATCGCCTTTACAGGCAGCGGATAGCGCATATCATTTGCGTTGTGGACGCCACTTGCTAGATCTCTCATTTCCAAGAGTAATGGGTATTTTGAATGTTACCCCCGACTCTTTCTCGGATGGAGGGCAGCATGTTGGCTTAGATAGCGCCCTGCGTCATGCTGAGCAAATGCTGGCGGAAGGCGCGGCGATAATCGATGTGGGAGGGGAGTCAACCCGCCCTGGAGCCAGCTTCGTTTCAGAACAAGAGGAGTTAGATCGTGTACTCCCTGTGGTTGAAGCGTTGGTGCGCGAGCTAGATGCACTAGTTTCCGTTGATACGAGCAGCCCCGCTGTTATGCGCGAAGTAAGTGCGCTTGGCGCAGGTATGATTAACGATGTGCGTGCATTAGAGCGAGAAGGTGCGTTAAGTGCTGCGGCAAGCAGTAGCCTGCCGATTTGTGTAATGCATCGCCAAGGTGAGCCTCAGGACATGCAGCAATCGCCGCATTACGATCAGCCTATTGAGCGAGTGGTGGTTGACTATCTGGCTGAGCGCATAGCGCTGTGCGAGCAGGCCGGAATTCGCCGTAGCCGTTTGCTGGTGGATCCTGGCTTTGGTTTTGGCAAAACCATTGAGCATAACTTGCGGCTCTTGAAATACATGAATGAGCTTCAGGCACTCGGGTTGCCAATGTTAGTAGGTATGTCGCGGAAAAGCATGATTGGCAAAGTGTTAGGTCGCCCGGTGGAAGAGCGTCTGGCCGGAGGTCTCGCGCTAGCCGCCATGGCAGTTGAACGTGGTGCTAACATTTTACGTGTGCATGACGTTGGCCCGACAGTAGATGCTGTGAATATGGCCTGGGCGGTGCTTCAAGAAGGCTGTGAGCCGCTCCTAAATAGAGAGGTTACGTCATGA
- the secG gene encoding preprotein translocase subunit SecG, producing MQVAILMVHVVIAIALVVLILLQQGKGADAGASFGGGASQTVFGSRGSGNFLSRATGLLAAGFFVTSMALAYFATQAGQAPEAGIPDSRLIEQQRNIPTLDDGPASMDNTAPVLEESNE from the coding sequence ATGCAAGTTGCAATTCTTATGGTTCATGTGGTGATTGCGATCGCCTTGGTTGTGCTCATCCTGCTTCAGCAGGGAAAAGGTGCCGACGCAGGTGCCTCTTTTGGTGGAGGTGCATCGCAAACGGTCTTTGGTTCGCGGGGGAGTGGTAACTTTCTGTCTCGTGCAACAGGCCTTTTAGCCGCTGGCTTTTTTGTTACCTCCATGGCGCTGGCTTATTTTGCAACGCAGGCCGGACAGGCTCCTGAAGCGGGTATTCCCGACTCTCGCCTGATTGAACAACAGCGCAATATTCCAACGCTTGACGATGGCCCTGCAAGTATGGATAATACCGCGCCAGTGCTAGAGGAAAGCAACGAGTAA